GCGACGGCGGCCTGGTACCAGGGGCGCACACGCGGGTCGTAGTTGTTCAGTTTGGTGTCGTCCGGCCAACTGGCGTAGCCGCCATCGCGCAGGCCCAGGGACAGGTAGGCGGTGCTGGGATGGCTTTTGGCGAACTGGTCGAAAATCGCCAGCAGTTCGGTATTGGTCGGTGTGAGCGGGATTTGCGCCGCGTCCGCGCCGGCGTAGCTTTTCAGGTCCTTGGCCGCGATAACACGCGGGTCCTTGGCCACGTACTCGACGTTCTGGCTGATACCGTCGAAAAACTGCTTCATGCCATTGTCGATCTGGCGGATCTCGCGACCGCTGCTGTCGAGAAAGTTGGCGAGGGCACCTTCGCGCACGTTCAGCACCACGATAACGGCGACCAGGATGACCGGCACGCACGCGATGGCCGCAAACGCCCATGTCAGCTTCTGCTTGATATTCATGACTTCACCCGCGGGTATTTATAGTTTTGGCAAGGGGAAACGGTCGTGCTAAGCGTCGCATGCATTGTTATGGGGCCGAGGCCATGCGTACCCTCGGTTTATCGACCGAGGGCGCCGGCACTTGAGGTGACGGGCGGGGACTCAGCCGATTTGATCGCCGGCCAGGGCGTCGCGGCGCATCGACTGCAGGTTTTTCTCGATGGTTTCGCAGATCGCTTCCATTTGGATCTGATGCTCGCTGGAGCGAAACGGGCTTTGCAGGTCGGTGCCGATACGTTCGATGGCCAGCAGCATGAAGCCCACCACCGTTGAGGCCAGCGGGGTGAACCAGCCGAGGGATTCCACCAGGCCCACGGGGACGATCAGGCAGAACAGCGAAATGAACAGCCGTGGGAAATACACGTAGGGGTAGGGCAGCGGTGTGTTGGCGATGCGCTCCATGCCGCCCTGGGCATTGGACAGGTCCACCAGCGTCGACTCCAGCCGCGCCAGGCGGATGCTGTCCAGATGACCGGCCTTGTATTCCCGGGCGAGCAATGCGGCCGAGCCGGTGAGAATATCGTTGGCAAAGTTGTTGGTGGCGCCATTGCGCGCGAATTCCTCATCAGGGATGAACGCGCGCACTTCCTCCGGGCACGGCTCGCCCTTCAGGTGCGCGGCCAGGCAGTTCACGTAGGCCACATGCCGGCGCAGCAGGGTGGATTTGATCGGGTTCACTTCGCTGTCAGGGTCGTCCAGCAGGGTCAGCACCTGGCGCGCGAAGCTGCGCGAGTTGTTGACCATCGAGCCCCATAAGGTGCGCGCTTCCCACCAGCGGTTATAGGCGCTGCTGTTACGAAAGCTGATCAGCACCACCAGCGCCGAACCCAGCAAGGTCAGCGGCATCAGCGGCAGGTTGATCTTGGTGTTGAGGAACAGCATGAAATCCACCGTGACGGCGATATCCCACAACAATAGCCAGAACAGGGCCCAGCCCACATAGCCCATGGTCTTGATGATCAGGCGATATTTCTTGAGAAGGGCAGCTTTCAAACGAGAACCTCGCGGCGTGCGGTTGGCGACATTGCCAGCTTACGACGCCGGTGACGGGTGAAGGTTCGCCTGTCGAGACCCGGTTGGCTGTTTTAGTCAATGCAAGGCGCAACGCCAATGTTGATGTAACAGGAAGTGTCCCTGAACTGCCGATGCCAGGGGCTGCCGAGAAACTGGAACAACTTTGGTACTGATGACGTCTTGCGCGGCAATCGCTGTACATTGCGTTCGAGGCAAAAAGCCATTAACCGCAGGGTTTACCACGTGATTTGTTTTGGGGCCGGGCTGCAGGGATTTCGTAGCTGAGATCAGGAATCAAGTTGGATGATCAGGGCTCTTTCATGCATGTCAGTTCGTTGAAGTCGGCTATGTGTAATACCGCGCAAGCGCTCGAACGTCACAAGGATTTTGAAGCGTGCTTGAGGGCGCATTACCACGTGCTGCTCGTGCCTTATTCCAGACGACCGTTTTTCTATAAGAGTGCACTTAAATACAGCCGTTTGATGGTGTCGTTTGCATTATTGAGTGAGTACTTCGCCACTCCGTTACCGTTGTTGTCCGAAGTTAAAACCCTGTGCGTAACGCGCAGGTACTGTTCAAAAAACAGCCTGGAGTCAATGTTTCTGTTATTACGCGCGCTGGGCTTCATGGAGGTGGCGCCGCACCCGGAAGACAGTCGTTTCCGGGTCTATGCGCCTTCGGATGAAGCCTGCCGTGAAGCACGCCTGATGTTGACCTCGCTCACCGAATCGTTGGCGCGGCTGTACCCTGACCGGGCGATCTTCCGGCAAATGCGCGAGTTGGATGATCGCGGCTTCCTGGCCCTCTACTTCAAGGGCTTTGCCATCATTCTCGATGCCGATCTGACGGTCGATGTATTGCTGCCCGAATGTTATTGGCTGGTGAAAAGAGACGCCGGGCACCTGTTGATGCTGGCCATTTATAACGATGCCTTTGCCCCGGAAAATGATCGGGCAACGTTCAGGTCGTCGTCCTATCTGGCATTGGCCAAGCAACTTTCGGTGTCCAAGACCCACATTATCCGAATGGTCCAGGAGGGCGTGGAAAAGGGCTATTTCAAAGCGCACTCCAAGACCCGCCTGGAAGTGCTGCCGCCCTTCGTCAGTCTGGTAAAGCGGTTCATGGCCTTTTCATTTGCGGTGGGCCTGCATGCTATTGAAATGGGAGCGTAAGGATGCCGGCTCACTTGAAGTTAAGACCCAGGATGCGCAGGTTGCTGTCGCCTGCGGTCACGCAAGCCGAATGGATAGGCATCATTGCCTGGACAGGTATCGGTTGGATGCAGGCCACGCTGTTCGACATGTCCATGTTGAGTATCACCCTCGGCCTGTTGCTTGTTTGCCGTGTTCATTCGTTGACGACAAACTTTCTGCTGTGGCGGTTGCTCGGGGTGGCTTATATCGTGCTGCTGTCCGTAGGCTTTGCCTATGTCATTCACTTGAATCCGCAATTGCGCATCTATGGCTTGCCCTTGGCCGTTATCCTGGTGGTCGGCAGCGCGATTCTGTTTATCAGTGTCCAGGATTATCTGGTCGGCGCGCTGTCGGTGTGGCTCATTCTGTGGTCGCCCATGCAGGCCGGGCTGTATGCAGCAACCCAGAGTTATCTGTTGATATTTTGTGCCTCGTCGGTGTCGATCGGTTTTATCCTCAGTTACTCGTACTTGAAGAACCTGCGTTCGGTGTTGCTGGTGGAAAGCGAGTTTCGCGCCTTGGCCGAAACCGATTATCTGACCTCCATTCTCAACCGGCGCGCGTTCATGCAAAGCTTCGAACGGTTGCTCGCCAGCGGCCAGGGGGGCTACTTCATCATGCTCGACATCGACAGCTTCAAGGCCATGAACGACCGGTATGGCCACGATGTGGGCGACAAAATTCTGCGCGCGATGGCGCTCTGCCTGAAAAACGCCAAAGGCAGCTACAGCTTTGGAAGGATCGGCGGCGAAGAGTTCGGCGTGCTGTTGCAGGGCGATGACCCGGCGCTTGCCTGCGAGTTTGTGCTGGATTTGCTGCAGGCGATCCGTTGCAGCGTCGCGGCGCCGCACAACTATACGTGCAGTGCCGGCATGGCGCGCTTTGCTTCAGGTGACGAGCTGTCGGCGGTGCTCAAGATCGCGGACAAGAACCTGTATGGCGCCAAGCGCAATGGCAAGGACTGTGTGCACCTGGACGGCGCGCCGCTGCGGCCCGTCGCGGCCTGAAGCGCAGCCCGTGTTGTTCAGCGCTGGGCCAGCACACTGGCCAGCAAGCCGGGGAAGCGCTCCTCGAGCTCGTCGCGCCGCAATGAGTTCATATGGGTAGTGCCCACGTTGCGTGTGTTCACAAGGCCCGCGTCGCGCAAGACCCTGAAGTGGTGGGACATGCTGGATTTGGGCCGCCCACCGTCCAGTTCGCCACAGCTGGCTTCGGGCACGCCGGCCAGGCAGCGCACGATGTCCAGGCGCACGGGATCGCTGAGGGCGTAGAGCAGACGCTCCAGCGTGAGTTCTTGCAGGGTAGGGTGTTTGAAGGCGCGCATGGGGCGAATCATAACAGGGGGGTATCGCTGAATACCATAGTTCGATTACCATCGAACTATCGAATCACACACCCTTCCCATGGAGTCTCTGATGTCCGCGTTATTCGAACCGTTCAAACTAAAAGACGTTACCCTGCGCAATCGCATTGCCATTCCGCCGATGTGCCAATACATGGCCGAGGACGGCATGGTCAATGACTGGCACCACGTGCACCTGGCCGGCATGGCCCGTGGCGGGGCCGGCCTGCTGGTGGTCGAGGCCACCGCCGTCGCGCCTGAGGGGCGTATCACCCCAGGCTGCGCCGGTATCTGGAGCGATGCCCATGCCCAGGCGTTCGTGCCGATGGTCAAGGCCATCAAGGCAGCGGGCTCCGTACCGGGTATCCAGATTGCCCACGCCGGTCGCAAAGCCAGCGCCAACCGCCCATGGGAAGGTGACGACCACATTCCTGCGTCCGATGCCCGTAGCTGGGAAACCATCGCGCCGTCGGCAATCGCGTTCGGCGCGAATCTGCCCAACGTGCCGCGTGCCATGACCCTGGACGATATCGCCCGCGTGCAGCAGGATTTCGTCGACGCCGCCCGTCGCGCCCGTGATGCCGGGTTTGAGTGGATTGAGCTGCACTTCGCCCACGGCTACCTGGGCCAGAGCTTTTTCTCCGAACACTCCAACCAGCGTACCGACGCCTACGGTGGCAGCTTCGACAACCGCAGCCGCTTCCTGCTGGAAACCCTGGCCGCCGTGCGTGAAGTCTGGCCGGAAAACCTGCCGCTTACCGCACGCTTCGGCGTAATCGAATACGACGGCCGGGATGAGCAGACCCTCACCGAGTCCATCGAACTGGCCCGCCGCTTCAAGGCCGGTGGCCTGGACCTGCTGAGTGTCAGCGTCGGGTTCACCATTCCCGACACCAACATCCCGTGGGGCCCGGCGTTCATGGGCCCGATTGCCGAGCGTGTACGCCGCGAGGCGGGCATCCCGGTGACGTCGGCGTGGGGCTTTGGTACGCCGCAACTGGCCGAAGGCGCGCTGCAGGCCGGGCACCTTGACCTGGTGTCGGTGGGTCGCGCGCATCTGGCGGATCCGCATTGGGCGTACTTTGCGGCCAAGGAACTGGGCGTGGAAAAGTCGTCCTGGACCCTGCCGGCGCCTTACGCGCACTGGTTGGAACGCTATCGCTGAGGCAAGCAGAGAGCGTTTTTGCGCATATCCAAATGTGGGAGGGGGCTTGCCCCGATAGCAGTGGGTCAGTCTCAATATTTTTGACTGATACACCGCCATCGGGGGCAAGCCCCCTCCCACATTTTGTTTTTCATCCATCAGACAATCCGCGCCACGCCGTACAAAGCTGATACACGAAAAACAACAAATGAGAAACGATATCAAACGAGAACTGTTTGATATATGATGCGCGGCGAATTCTTGGCAGGTTTGCCGCCCCATCTGGCTCATTCACTAGGTTCAACATCCATGCGTCGTACCCTGATTTCCATCTGTGTGCTGCAGGCGTTTTCGCCGTTCAGTTGGGCAGATAGTGCCCCCACTGAAAAAACCAGTCTTGAGTTGCAAGCGACCACTGTGACCGGCACGGCGGATTTCGAGACGGCTCAGGGACCGGTCAAGGGCTACCACGCCACACGTTCAGCCAGTGCGACGCGTACCGATACATCCATCCATGAAACACCGCAGTCCATCACCGTGGTCTCCAAAGACGTGGTCGAGGACATTGGTGCGACGCGTCTGCAAGATGCGCTCGATTACGCGGGCGGGGTGGGTCGGGCGAATAACTTCGGCGGCCAGGGCCTCACCAGTTTCACCGTGCGCGGCTTTACCACTGCAGAGTTCTATCGCAATGGCTTCCCCGTGAACCGCGGCTACCCGGCCATGCCCGACGCCAACACGATCGAACGTCTTGAAGTGTTGCGTGGCCCGGCGACCATGCTCTACGGCCGGGGCGATCCCGGCGGCACCTTCAACGTGGTGTCCAAGCAGCCGTTGGCCGAGCGTACGGTCACACTGGGCAGCCAACTGGATGATCAAGGCATGAAGCGCGGCACTCTGGATGCTTCCGGCCCGCTGGATGAAGACGGCCGCCTGGCCTATCGCCTGAATGTGGTGGGCGAGGGCGGCGATACGTTCCGCGACCATGTCTCCACCGAACGCTACGGCGTGGCCCCGGTGCTGACCTGGCAAGCCACCGATGAGACCAAGGTGATCTTCGAAGGCGACTTCATACGCAACAACCACCCGCTGGATCGCGGCCTGACCCGCTTTGCCAACCAGCGCGGCACGCCGTCGCGCGACACCTTCTGGGGTGAAAAATACGCCGGTGATCTGCACAACGATAACAACACGGCGCAGTTGCGCTTTGAGCATCTGCTCAACGACAACTGGACCCTGGGCGGTGGTTTCCAGTGGCTGGACGGCACGATGAAGGGCAATGGCGTGGAGGCCAATAACGCAAGCAGCCTGGGGGCTGACGGCCGCACCCTGCAGCGCAACTTCAACTACCGCAAGCTGGAGTGGACCGACAAGGACTATCAGCTCAACCTGACCGGGCACTTCGCCACTGGCGGTTTCGAGCACACCTTGTTGACTGGCATCGAATACGAGGATTACGACTACAAGTCGATCATCCAACGTTCCAGCGCTGCTTTCCCGATCGATATCTTCAACCCGGTCTACGGCCAGCCACGTCCGGCGCTGACCCGCACGCCGACCCACGATAAAGAGAACCTCAAAACCTATGCGGTCTTCGTCCAGGACCAGGTCGCGCTGACCGAACGATTGAAAGTCCTCGCCGGCGCACGCCTTGAGCGTTTCGAGCACCAGTACGAATCCTACGTGGCGGGCGTTAAACCGTGGAACGCGGCCGACAATGCGGTCACCCCGCGCGTCGGCGTGATGTATGACCTGATCGACACCGTCGCGATCTACGCCGATGCCGCGCGCTCCTTCAAGCCGAACACCGGTGCCAGCCGTCAAGGTGGCGGGTTCGAACCGGAGAAGGGCAAGTCCTACGAGATGGGTGTGAAATGGGAAGCGCTGGATAAACAGCTGAGCGTCGACGCGGCGATCTACCAGATCGAAAAGAAGAACGTCCAGGGTGTCGACCCGCTCGACTCTGCCTTCAATGTGGCGACCGGTCAGGTGCGCAGCCGTGGTTTCGACCTGAACGTGGCCGGTAACCTCACGCCTGAATGGCGGATGATCGGCGGCTATGCCTACGTGGACGCCGCCGTTACCAAGGACACGACGGTCCGTACCGGAACGCGTCTGGCCAACATCCCGCGCAATAGCTTCAGCCTGCTCAACGTGTATGAGTTCCAGGATGGCGCACTCAAGGGCCTGGGCCTTGGCGCCGGTGGCAAATACGTGGCTGATCGTGCCGGGCAGACCACCAACTCCACCTTCACCATGGACGCTTACACGGTGGTCGACCTGCTCGGTTACTACAAGGTCAACGAGAACGTGCGGCTCAACCTGGATGTGAAGAACCTGTTCAACCGTGAATACGAGGAGGGCTCGTTCCAGAACTTCTATGCCTACCCGGGCGAGCCGCGCACGGTGCAGGTCGGAATCGCCTACACCCTCTGACGCTGTACACAATGCAAATGTGGGAGGGGGCTTGCCCCCGATAGCGGTGGGTCAGTCAGATTATCGGGTACTGATGCACCGCCATCGGGGGCAAGCCCCCTCCCACATTGGACCCCATTTACATCCTGGGGACGCTACAACGGCGTCAACACATTCATCACCGTATCCAGCGCCACCCGCGTGTCATCCAGTTGCACCAGCGAAGCATGCCGCGCGCCCAGTGCATCACGGTTTTTTATCGCAGTGAGAATCGCCTTGTGCCGCGGCAGGCTCAGGCCCTGGATGTCCGGGCGGCGGTTGGTGATGTTGATCGATTCGCGCAACGGCAGCGAGAGCATGTTGCACATGTAGGCGAGCAGGTCGTTGCGGGTGGCGTCGGCAATCGCGCGGTGAAAGTCCAGGTCGGCCTGCAACAGCTCGTCGTGGGTCTTGGCGGTTTCCATGCCCTGGTAGGCGTGTTCGATGGTGGCGATGTCTTCATCGGTGGCGGTGGTCGCGGCCATGGCGGCGATTTCCGGTTCGAGAATGCGCCGCACCCCGGCCAGGGTATTGAAGAATTCACTGTGGGGCGTGGACTGCATCAACCAGGACAGCACGTCTGGGTCGAGCAGGTGCCATTTCAGGCGTGGCCGCACCACGGCGCCCACCCTGGGCTTGGAATACACCAGTCCCTTGGCGCTGAGCACCCGCGTCGCCTCGCGCAGCACCGAACGGCTGACCTTGTATTCCTCGCACAGCGTGGCTTCCATGGGCAGTCTTTCTTCCGGCTTGAAGCGACCGGAAACGATGTGCATGCCCAAGTCCTGAACGATCTGGGCATGCATGCTCTTGCGCGGCTTGGGCGGCTGGTGATCCATAACGACGGGCAGGCTCTGGCTTAGATTCGCCGCATCATAGCATCCCAATTAGTGGGAATGCCGTGGGACTTCGGCGCCACGGCAGCCCACCAGGAAGTCAAAGTCGCAGCCCTGGTCGGCTTGCAGCACATGGTCGATGTACAGCTGGCGATAGCCGCCGACGATGAGTTTTTCGGTGGGCGCCAGGTCCGCCATGCGCGCCGCCAGCTCTGCGTCGGGGATGTCCAGGTGCAGGCGGCCGTTGGCGCAGTCGAGTTCGATCCAGTCACCTTCCTTCACCGCTGCCAGCGGCCCGCCGGCAGCGGCTTCCGGTGCCACATGCAGCACCACCGTGCCGTAAGCGGTGCCGCTCATGCGCGCATCGGAAATGCGCACCATGTCCGTCACGCCCTGGGCCAGCAGCTTGGCCGGCAGGCCCATGTTGCCGACTTCGGCCATGCCTGGGTAACCCTTGGGCCCGCAGTTTTTCATGACCAGGATCGAGTTGGCGTCCACGTCCAGTTCCGGGTCGTTGATGCGTGCCTTGTACATGTCGAAGTTTTCGAACACCACCGCGCGGCCACGGTGCTGCATCAACTCGGCGCTGGCGGCCGATGGCTTGAGCACCGCACCCAGCGGCGCCAGGTTGCCGCGCAGCACGCAGATGCCGCCGTCGGCGCGGATCGGGTTATCGAGGGTGCGGATCACTTCGTCCTGGCCGTAGATCGGCGAGTCCTTGGTGTTCTCGCCCAACGACTTGCCGTTGACGGTCAATGCATTCGGGTGCGGGATCAGGTTGGCTTCACCGAGACGACGCAGCACGGCGGGCAGGCCACCGGCGTAGTAGAACTCCTCCATCAGGAAGCGCCCCGACGGCTGCAAGTCGACGATGGTCGGCATGCCGCGCCCGATGCGGGTCCAGTCGTCCAGGTCGAGCTCGACGCCGATGCGCCCGGCGATGGCTTTCAGGTGAATCACTGCGTTGGTCGAACCGCCAATGGCCGCGTTCACGCGGATCGCATTTTCGAAGGCTTCCTTGGTGAGAATCTTCGACAGCTTCAAGTCTTCGCGCACCATCTCCACTGCGCGCATGCCCGACATGTGCGCCAGGACATAACGCCGCGCATCCACCGCCGGGATCGCCGCGTTGTGGGGCAGGGACGTACCCAGTGCCTCGGCCATGCAGGCCATGGTCGACGCGGTGCCCATGGTGTTGCAGGTCCCCGCCGAGCGCGACATGCCGCCTTCGGCCGCAAGGAAATCATCCAGGGTAATGGTGCCGGCCTTGACCTGTTCGCTGAGCTGCCACACCACCGTGCCCGAGCCGATGTCCTGGCCCTTGTGCTTGCCGTTGAGCATCGGCCCGCCGGTGACGACGATGGCCGGCACGTCGCAGCTGGCGGCGCCCATCAGCAGCGCCGGGGTGGTTTTGTCGCAGCCGGTCAGCAGCACCACGCCGTCAATCGGGTTGCCGCGAATCGCTTCTTCCACGTCCATGCTCGCCAGGTTGCGGGTGAGCATGGCGGTAGGGCGCAGGTTGGATTCGCCATTGGAGAACACCGGGAATTCCACCGGGAAGCCACCGGCTTCGATCACGCCGCGTTTGACGTGCTCGGCGATCTGGCGGAAATGCGCGTTGCACGGGGTCAGCTCCGACCAGGTGTTGCAGATGCCGATGATCGGCTTGCCATGGAACTGATGGTCGGCAATGCCCTGGTTCTTCATCCAGCTGCGGTACATGAAGCCGTTCTTGTCGGCAGTACCGAACCACTGGGCGGAGCGTAGGCCGGGCTTTTTATCAGACATGATCGATTCTCTTATTGTATGACTATATGTTCTAACCGTAGCTAAACATAAGCGCAAAAACCAAGCTTTGGAAGAGTTGTTTTGTAAATAGTCCTACTATATAGTCTTTCTCAACTGAGGTATGACCCTGGCGGATTTTCGCGAGAGGCGTCCCCCGAGCTTCTATAAAAACAACAATCGGAGATCGACCCCATGAGCCAGGAACTGCGGCTTATTCGGCGCATCACGCTGAAACTGATTCCCTTCCTGATCCTGCTGTACCTGATTGCCTACGTGGACCGCTCCGCCGTGGGCTTCGCCAAGCTGCACATGGGCGCCGACGTCGGCATCGGCGATGCGGCCTATGGCCTGGGCGCCGGGTTGTTCTTCATTGGCTACTTCCTGTTCGAGATTCCCAGCAACCTGATGCTCGACCGCTTCGGCGCGCGGCGCTGGTTTGCGCGCATCATGATCACCTGGGGCACCATTACCATCGGCATGGCCTTTGTGCAGGGGCCCCACAGCTTCTATGTGATGCGCTTTCTGCTCGGCGCGGCCGAGGCTGGGTTCTTTCCGGGCGTGCTGTACTACATCACCCAGTGGTTCCCGGTGCGCCATCGCGGCAAGATCCTCGGGCTGTTCATCCTCTCCCAACCCATTGCGATGATGATCACCGGCCCGGTGTCCGGCGGGCTGCTGGGTATGGATGGCATCCTCGGCCTGCACGGCTGGCAGTGGCTGTTTATCGTGATCGGCACCCCGGCGATCCTGCTCACGTGGCCGGTGCTGCGCTACCTGCCGGACGGCCCCAAACAGGTCAAGTGGATGAGCGAGGAAGAAAAGGCCTGGCTCACGGGTGAGTTGAACAAAGACCTGCAAGCCTACGGCCAGACCCGCCACGGCAACCCGCTGCATGCGTTGAAAGACAAGCGCGTGTTGCTGCTGGCGCTGTTCTACCTGCCGGTGACCTTGAGCATCTATGGCCTGGGCCTGTGGCTGCCGACGCTGATCAAGCAGTTCGGCGGCAGCGACCTCACCACCGGCTTCATCTCCGCCGTGCCCTACATGTTCGGCATCATCGGTTTGTTGATCATCCCGCGCAGTTCCGACCGCTTGAACGACCGTTATGGCCACCTCGCCGTGCTCTATGTGCTGGGCGCCATCGGCCTGTTCTCAAGCGCCTGGCTGAGTGCGCCGGTGCTGCAGATGGCCGCGCTGTGCCTGGCGGCATTCGCGCTGTTTTCCTGCACGGCGGTGTTCTGGACTTTGCCGGGACGCTTCTTCGCCGGCGCCAGTGCGGCGGCCGGTATCGCGTTGATCAATTCGGTGGGCAACCTGGGCGGCTATATCGGCCCGTTTGTGATCGGTGCGCTCAAGGAATACACCGGCAACCTGGCGTCGGGCTTGTACTTTCTGTCTGCGGTGATGGTGTTCGGGCTGGTGTTGACCGGCGTGGTCTACCGCGTGCTGGAGCGCAAGCATGTACTGCCTGTCGACCAATTCGCCGCCAGTGCCCGTGGCGCTACACGACCTTAATCTGGGAGAACATTCATGCGTTTAGTTCAGTTCGAGTCAAGCAATGGCGAACGCCGTGTCGGCGTCGTCGAGGGCAGCCAACTGCGTGAGGTGCGCACGGCGCGCAGTGTGCGCGAGTTGGCCCTGGCCGCCATCGAAGCGGGCGTGGGCCTGGAACAGCAGGTGAACAGCCTCGGCCTGGGCGACGGCCACGACTACGCACGCCTGCTGGCCGACCTGAAGGTCCTGCCGCCGCTGGATCACCCGGACCCGGCGCACATGCTGATCAGCGGCACCGGCCTGACCCACCTGGGCAGCGCCTCGGCACGCGACAAGATGCACCAGGCCGGCGATGAGACCGCCTTGACCGACACCATGCGCATCTTCAAATGGGGCGTGGAGGGCGGCAAGCCGGCCGCCGGCCAGGCGGGCGTGCAACCGGAGTGGTTCTACAAGGGCGACGGCAGCACCGTCGTGCGCCCGGGCGCAGCCTTCCCGGTGCCGCCGTTTGCCGAAGATGCCGGTGAAGAGCCGGAAATCGGCGGCCTTTACGTCATCGGCCCGGACAGCAAGCCCTATCGTGTGGGCTTTGCGGTGGGCAACGAATTCTCCGACCACAT
This genomic stretch from Pseudomonas orientalis harbors:
- a CDS encoding bestrophin family protein, whose product is MKAALLKKYRLIIKTMGYVGWALFWLLLWDIAVTVDFMLFLNTKINLPLMPLTLLGSALVVLISFRNSSAYNRWWEARTLWGSMVNNSRSFARQVLTLLDDPDSEVNPIKSTLLRRHVAYVNCLAAHLKGEPCPEEVRAFIPDEEFARNGATNNFANDILTGSAALLAREYKAGHLDSIRLARLESTLVDLSNAQGGMERIANTPLPYPYVYFPRLFISLFCLIVPVGLVESLGWFTPLASTVVGFMLLAIERIGTDLQSPFRSSEHQIQMEAICETIEKNLQSMRRDALAGDQIG
- a CDS encoding GGDEF domain-containing protein, which translates into the protein MPAHLKLRPRMRRLLSPAVTQAEWIGIIAWTGIGWMQATLFDMSMLSITLGLLLVCRVHSLTTNFLLWRLLGVAYIVLLSVGFAYVIHLNPQLRIYGLPLAVILVVGSAILFISVQDYLVGALSVWLILWSPMQAGLYAATQSYLLIFCASSVSIGFILSYSYLKNLRSVLLVESEFRALAETDYLTSILNRRAFMQSFERLLASGQGGYFIMLDIDSFKAMNDRYGHDVGDKILRAMALCLKNAKGSYSFGRIGGEEFGVLLQGDDPALACEFVLDLLQAIRCSVAAPHNYTCSAGMARFASGDELSAVLKIADKNLYGAKRNGKDCVHLDGAPLRPVAA
- a CDS encoding ArsR/SmtB family transcription factor, with the protein product MRAFKHPTLQELTLERLLYALSDPVRLDIVRCLAGVPEASCGELDGGRPKSSMSHHFRVLRDAGLVNTRNVGTTHMNSLRRDELEERFPGLLASVLAQR
- a CDS encoding NADH:flavin oxidoreductase/NADH oxidase, which translates into the protein MSALFEPFKLKDVTLRNRIAIPPMCQYMAEDGMVNDWHHVHLAGMARGGAGLLVVEATAVAPEGRITPGCAGIWSDAHAQAFVPMVKAIKAAGSVPGIQIAHAGRKASANRPWEGDDHIPASDARSWETIAPSAIAFGANLPNVPRAMTLDDIARVQQDFVDAARRARDAGFEWIELHFAHGYLGQSFFSEHSNQRTDAYGGSFDNRSRFLLETLAAVREVWPENLPLTARFGVIEYDGRDEQTLTESIELARRFKAGGLDLLSVSVGFTIPDTNIPWGPAFMGPIAERVRREAGIPVTSAWGFGTPQLAEGALQAGHLDLVSVGRAHLADPHWAYFAAKELGVEKSSWTLPAPYAHWLERYR
- a CDS encoding TonB-dependent siderophore receptor, which encodes MRRTLISICVLQAFSPFSWADSAPTEKTSLELQATTVTGTADFETAQGPVKGYHATRSASATRTDTSIHETPQSITVVSKDVVEDIGATRLQDALDYAGGVGRANNFGGQGLTSFTVRGFTTAEFYRNGFPVNRGYPAMPDANTIERLEVLRGPATMLYGRGDPGGTFNVVSKQPLAERTVTLGSQLDDQGMKRGTLDASGPLDEDGRLAYRLNVVGEGGDTFRDHVSTERYGVAPVLTWQATDETKVIFEGDFIRNNHPLDRGLTRFANQRGTPSRDTFWGEKYAGDLHNDNNTAQLRFEHLLNDNWTLGGGFQWLDGTMKGNGVEANNASSLGADGRTLQRNFNYRKLEWTDKDYQLNLTGHFATGGFEHTLLTGIEYEDYDYKSIIQRSSAAFPIDIFNPVYGQPRPALTRTPTHDKENLKTYAVFVQDQVALTERLKVLAGARLERFEHQYESYVAGVKPWNAADNAVTPRVGVMYDLIDTVAIYADAARSFKPNTGASRQGGGFEPEKGKSYEMGVKWEALDKQLSVDAAIYQIEKKNVQGVDPLDSAFNVATGQVRSRGFDLNVAGNLTPEWRMIGGYAYVDAAVTKDTTVRTGTRLANIPRNSFSLLNVYEFQDGALKGLGLGAGGKYVADRAGQTTNSTFTMDAYTVVDLLGYYKVNENVRLNLDVKNLFNREYEEGSFQNFYAYPGEPRTVQVGIAYTL
- a CDS encoding FadR/GntR family transcriptional regulator, giving the protein MDHQPPKPRKSMHAQIVQDLGMHIVSGRFKPEERLPMEATLCEEYKVSRSVLREATRVLSAKGLVYSKPRVGAVVRPRLKWHLLDPDVLSWLMQSTPHSEFFNTLAGVRRILEPEIAAMAATTATDEDIATIEHAYQGMETAKTHDELLQADLDFHRAIADATRNDLLAYMCNMLSLPLRESINITNRRPDIQGLSLPRHKAILTAIKNRDALGARHASLVQLDDTRVALDTVMNVLTPL
- a CDS encoding IlvD/Edd family dehydratase; translated protein: MSDKKPGLRSAQWFGTADKNGFMYRSWMKNQGIADHQFHGKPIIGICNTWSELTPCNAHFRQIAEHVKRGVIEAGGFPVEFPVFSNGESNLRPTAMLTRNLASMDVEEAIRGNPIDGVVLLTGCDKTTPALLMGAASCDVPAIVVTGGPMLNGKHKGQDIGSGTVVWQLSEQVKAGTITLDDFLAAEGGMSRSAGTCNTMGTASTMACMAEALGTSLPHNAAIPAVDARRYVLAHMSGMRAVEMVREDLKLSKILTKEAFENAIRVNAAIGGSTNAVIHLKAIAGRIGVELDLDDWTRIGRGMPTIVDLQPSGRFLMEEFYYAGGLPAVLRRLGEANLIPHPNALTVNGKSLGENTKDSPIYGQDEVIRTLDNPIRADGGICVLRGNLAPLGAVLKPSAASAELMQHRGRAVVFENFDMYKARINDPELDVDANSILVMKNCGPKGYPGMAEVGNMGLPAKLLAQGVTDMVRISDARMSGTAYGTVVLHVAPEAAAGGPLAAVKEGDWIELDCANGRLHLDIPDAELAARMADLAPTEKLIVGGYRQLYIDHVLQADQGCDFDFLVGCRGAEVPRHSH
- a CDS encoding MFS transporter; the encoded protein is MSQELRLIRRITLKLIPFLILLYLIAYVDRSAVGFAKLHMGADVGIGDAAYGLGAGLFFIGYFLFEIPSNLMLDRFGARRWFARIMITWGTITIGMAFVQGPHSFYVMRFLLGAAEAGFFPGVLYYITQWFPVRHRGKILGLFILSQPIAMMITGPVSGGLLGMDGILGLHGWQWLFIVIGTPAILLTWPVLRYLPDGPKQVKWMSEEEKAWLTGELNKDLQAYGQTRHGNPLHALKDKRVLLLALFYLPVTLSIYGLGLWLPTLIKQFGGSDLTTGFISAVPYMFGIIGLLIIPRSSDRLNDRYGHLAVLYVLGAIGLFSSAWLSAPVLQMAALCLAAFALFSCTAVFWTLPGRFFAGASAAAGIALINSVGNLGGYIGPFVIGALKEYTGNLASGLYFLSAVMVFGLVLTGVVYRVLERKHVLPVDQFAASARGATRP